The following are encoded together in the Tripterygium wilfordii isolate XIE 37 chromosome 3, ASM1340144v1, whole genome shotgun sequence genome:
- the LOC119993647 gene encoding pentatricopeptide repeat-containing protein At2g37230-like, producing MAHIALSKHFQWTPRVYSNISRISPPFSVYPLRFCTSTEDPNLNAEPEAVLSTPQSETEKPNAEAEPAVQTQIRRTPRGKRPEPEKLEDIICRMMANRAWTTRLQNSIRNLVPEFDHTLVYNVLHGAKKTEHALQFFRWVERAGLFQHNRETHLKMIEILGRVSKLNHARCILLDMPQKGVEWDEDMFVILIDSYGKAGIVQEAVKIFQKMKELGVERTLKSYDALFKVILRRGRYMMAKRYFNKMLSEGIEPTRHTFNILIWGFFLSLRLETANRFYEDMKSRGISPDVVTYNTMINGYYRFKKMEEAEKLFVEMKGKNIAPTVISYTTMIKGYVATERIDDGLRLLEEMRSFDIKPNAVTFSTLLPGLCDAGKMAEAQSILKEMVERFIAPKDNSIFMKLLSCQCEAGDLNAAMDVLKAMIRLSIPTEAGHYGILIENFCRAKEYDQAVKLLDKLIEKEIILRPQSTLEIESTAYNPMIEYLCRHGQTAKAEIFLRQLMKMGVQDQEALNNLIRGHAKEGSSDSAFEILKIMLRRGVPRDAEAYRLLIESYLRRGEPADAKTALDSMSEDGHIPSPSLFRAVMESLLDDGRVQTASRVMKTMLEKGVIENLDLVDKILEVLLTRGHVEEALGRIDLLMQMSNSPNFDSILSVLCEKGKTIAALKLLDFALERHCNIDFASYDMVLDALLAAGKTLNAYSILCKIMEKGGVTDWSSCDDLIKTLNQEGNTKQADILSRMIRGEGKARESKRGKKEASVAS from the coding sequence ATGGCTCATATCGCTCTTTCTAAACACTTTCAATGGACGCCTAGGGTTTATTCAAACATTTCAAGGATATCTCCCCCATTCTCTGTATATCCCCTCCGTTTCTGTACCTCTACTGAAGATCCTAACCTGAATGCAGAGCCAGAGGCCGTCCTTTCGACCCCACAATCTGAAACGGAGAAGCCAAATGCGGAAGCTGAACCAGCGGTGCAAACCCAAATCCGGAGAACTCCAAGGGGTAAGCGTCCTGAGCCAGAAAAACTAGAGGATATTATATGTAGAATGATGGCTAATCGGGCCTGGACGACCCGTTTACAGAATTCTATCCGGAATCTTGTGCCAGAATTTGATCACACACTTGTCTATAATGTATTGCATGGTGCCAAGAAAACTGAGCATGCACTCCAGTTTTTCCGGTGGGTGGAACGGGCAGGGTTGTTCCAACACAACCGAGAAACCCATTTGaaaatgattgagattttggGTCGAGTATCCAAGCTCAATCATGCCCGATGTATACTGTTAGATATGCCCCAAAAGGGTGTTGAGTGGGATGAGGATATGTTTGTTATTTTGATTGATAGCTATGGAAAAGCTGGGATTGTGCAGGAGGCTGTCAAAATTTTCCAGAAGATGAAGGAATTGGGTGTTGAGAGAACATTGAAGTCTTATGATGCTTTATTTAAGGTGATTCTCAGGCGGGGTCGATATATGATGGCGAAAAGGTACTTTAATAAAATGTTGAGTGAAGGAATAGAACCAACTCGCCACACTTTCAATATTTTGATTTGGGGGTTCTTCTTGTCGTTGAGGTTGGAGACAGCAAATCGGTTCTATGAGGATATGAAAAGCAGAGGAATATCACCTGATGTTGTCACATATAATACGATGATTAATGGGTACTATCGGTTCAAAAAGATGGAGGAGGCAGAGAAGTTGTTTGTAGAGATGAAGGGGAAGAACATAGCTCCAACGGTTATAAGTTATACTACAATGATAAAAGGGTATGTTGCCACAGAGAGAATTGATGATGGACTGAGGTTGTTGGAGGAGATGAGGTCTTTTGATATTAAGCCCAATGCTGTCACATTTTCTACTCTGTTGCCAGGGTTGTGCGATGCTGGGAAAATGGCTGAAGCACAAAGCATTTTGAAGGAGATGGTCGAAAGATTCATTGCTCCGAAGGACAATTCGATCTTCATGAAGCTGTTGTCTTGCCAGTGCGAAGCAGGGGACTTGAATGCAGCTATGGATGTGCTCAAGGCGATGATTAGGCTGAGCATTCCAACAGAAGCTGGACATTATGGCATTTTAATAGAGAACTTTTGCAGGGCTAAGGAGTATGATCAAGCAGTTAAGCTGTTGGATAAACTGATTGAGAAGGAAATCATCTTGAGGCCACAAAGTACATTGGAAATAGAGTCCACTGCTTATAACCCAATGATTGAGTACCTCTGCAGACATGGACAGACAGCAAAAGCAGAAATCTTTTTGCGGCAATTGATGAAAATGGGTGTTCAAGATCAAGAGGCCTTAAATAATTTGATCCGTGGACATGCCAAGGAAGGTTCTTCTGATTctgcttttgaaattttaaaaatcatgcTCAGGAGAGGAGTCCCCCGAGATGCAGAAGCTTACAGATTGCTCATTGAAAGCTACTTGCGTAGAGGTGAGCCAGCTGATGCTAAAACAGCCCTCGATAGTATGTCTGAAGATGGCCATATTCCATCTCCTTCACTTTTCAGGGCAGTCATGGAGAGTTTGCTTGACGATGGGAGAGTTCAAACTGCTAGTCGGGTGATGAAGACTATGCTGGAGAAGGGGGTTATAGAGAACCTGGATTTGGTTGACAAAATCTTGGAAGTTCTTCTTACGAGGGGTCATGTGGAGGAAGCCCTGGGAAGAATTGACCTATTGATGCAAATGAGTAATAGTCCTAACTTCGATAGTATTCTATCTGTTCTCTGCGAGAAAGGAAAGACAATTGCGGCTCTCAAGTTGTTAGATTTTGCATTGGAGAGACACTGTAACATAGATTTTGCAAGCTACGATATGGTGTTGGATGCTCTCTTAGCAGCGGGAAAGACACTAAATGCATATTCAATCT